A part of Cannabis sativa cultivar Pink pepper isolate KNU-18-1 chromosome 6, ASM2916894v1, whole genome shotgun sequence genomic DNA contains:
- the LOC115725095 gene encoding multiple organellar RNA editing factor 1, mitochondrial isoform X1, giving the protein MALTSLRLRRTLSSTISTLGRSLAATSAIFAPSSSSPPLQGFISVDSPALAEHSRSLLRHSRQFRSSSLSLLSARSAYGNSNNQNDEIGPDTILFEGCDYNHWLIVMDFPKDCKPSPEEMVRTYEETCARGLNISMEEAKKKMYACSTTTYTGFQAVMTEEESEKFNGLPGVIFVLPDSYIDPQNKEYGGDKYIDGTIIPRPPPIQYGRQTGRYGDRNRGPNQPRQDRPGGPVPNQQVNPSYGQQGPMQGGGRNYGPPQSYPTQQNYGPPGHGEQRDRMPINAPGGRNPYEQGSGASTPSYQGNYNQGGSGNFHPQQQREFQQGDQRNYAPPRQQGGFREDYNNYGPTQGPPSGQGVGGYQGQGPRDSYWQGSNSGPVGQGTPGYGQNYPGQNQGQGQGFPQEEQRNVPGQQGNYPPIGQTGPNQVRVSMLNNKY; this is encoded by the exons ATGGCGCTGACCTCTCTCCGCCTCCGCCGAACTCTCAGCAGCACCATATCCACACTCGGCCGCTCTCTCGCCGCTACTTCTGCAATTTTTGCTCCCTCTTCCTCATCGCCTCCACTCCAGGGCTTCATTTCGGTAGATTCCCCAGCTTTGGCAGAGCATTCACGGTCTCTGCTCCGTCATTCTCGTCAATTCAGATCGTCGTCTCTCTCGCTCTTGTCTGCCCGATCAGCATACGGCAATAGCAACAACCAGAACGATGAAATTGGGCCGGACACGATACTGTTTGAGGGATGTGACTACAACCACTGGCTTATCGTCATGGATTTCCCTAAGGACTGTAAACCTTCCCCTGAAGAAATGGTTCGTACGTATGAGGAAACCTGTGCCAGGGGCTTGAACATCAG TATGGAAGAGGCAAAAAAGAAAATGTATGCGTGTAGCACAACAACTTACACAGGCTTTCAAGCTGTAATGACCGAAGAAGAGTCAGAGAAGTTTAATG GTCTACCTGGAGTTATCTTTGTCCTCCCTGATTCTTACATTGATCCACAAAACAAGGAGTATGGAG GAGATAAATACATTGATGGAACAATCATTCCAAGGCCACCACCAATTCAGTATGGTAGGCAGACTGGAAGATATGGTGACCGCAATCGTGGTCCAAACCAACCAAGACAAGATCGGCCGGGAGGACCAGTGCCAAATCAGCAGGTAAATCCCTCATATGGTCAACAAGGTCCTATGCAAGGAGGCGGAAGGAACTATGGGCCTCCACAAAGTTATCCAACCCAACAGAATTATGGACCTCCTGGACATGGGGAACAACGAGATCGTATGCCAATCAATGCTCCTGGTGGGAGGAATCCATACGAACAAGGAAGTGGAGCCTCAACCCCTTCATATCAGGGAAACTACAATCAGGGGGGTTCAGGTAATTTTCATCCTCAACAACAGAGGGAATTCCAACAGGGAGATCAGAGGAACTATGCACCTCCTAGGCAGCAGGGTGGCTTTAGGGAAGACTATAATAACTATGGCCCAACTCAAGGTCCACCTTCTGGACAAGGAGTTGGTGGATATCAAGGCCAGGGACCACGCGATTCTTATTGGCAAGGATCAAACTCTGGACCTGTTGGTCAAGGAACCCCAGGTTATGGGCAAAATTATCCTGGGCAGAATCAAGGACAAGGACAAGGTTTCCCACAAGAGGAGCAAAGGAATGTGCCAGGGCAGCAAGGGAACTATCCACCGATAGGACAAACAGGACCTAATCAAGTAAGAGTATCtatgttaaataataaatattaa
- the LOC115725095 gene encoding multiple organellar RNA editing factor 1, mitochondrial isoform X2, whose translation MALTSLRLRRTLSSTISTLGRSLAATSAIFAPSSSSPPLQGFISVDSPALAEHSRSLLRHSRQFRSSSLSLLSARSAYGNSNNQNDEIGPDTILFEGCDYNHWLIVMDFPKDCKPSPEEMVRTYEETCARGLNISMEEAKKKMYACSTTTYTGFQAVMTEEESEKFNGLPGVIFVLPDSYIDPQNKEYGGDKYIDGTIIPRPPPIQYGRQTGRYGDRNRGPNQPRQDRPGGPVPNQQVNPSYGQQGPMQGGGRNYGPPQSYPTQQNYGPPGHGEQRDRMPINAPGGRNPYEQGSGASTPSYQGNYNQGGSGNFHPQQQREFQQGDQRNYAPPRQQGGFREDYNNYGPTQGPPSGQGVGGYQGQGPRDSYWQGSNSGPVGQGTPGYGQNYPGQNQGQGQGFPQEEQRNVPGQQGNYPPIGQTGPNQGRY comes from the exons ATGGCGCTGACCTCTCTCCGCCTCCGCCGAACTCTCAGCAGCACCATATCCACACTCGGCCGCTCTCTCGCCGCTACTTCTGCAATTTTTGCTCCCTCTTCCTCATCGCCTCCACTCCAGGGCTTCATTTCGGTAGATTCCCCAGCTTTGGCAGAGCATTCACGGTCTCTGCTCCGTCATTCTCGTCAATTCAGATCGTCGTCTCTCTCGCTCTTGTCTGCCCGATCAGCATACGGCAATAGCAACAACCAGAACGATGAAATTGGGCCGGACACGATACTGTTTGAGGGATGTGACTACAACCACTGGCTTATCGTCATGGATTTCCCTAAGGACTGTAAACCTTCCCCTGAAGAAATGGTTCGTACGTATGAGGAAACCTGTGCCAGGGGCTTGAACATCAG TATGGAAGAGGCAAAAAAGAAAATGTATGCGTGTAGCACAACAACTTACACAGGCTTTCAAGCTGTAATGACCGAAGAAGAGTCAGAGAAGTTTAATG GTCTACCTGGAGTTATCTTTGTCCTCCCTGATTCTTACATTGATCCACAAAACAAGGAGTATGGAG GAGATAAATACATTGATGGAACAATCATTCCAAGGCCACCACCAATTCAGTATGGTAGGCAGACTGGAAGATATGGTGACCGCAATCGTGGTCCAAACCAACCAAGACAAGATCGGCCGGGAGGACCAGTGCCAAATCAGCAGGTAAATCCCTCATATGGTCAACAAGGTCCTATGCAAGGAGGCGGAAGGAACTATGGGCCTCCACAAAGTTATCCAACCCAACAGAATTATGGACCTCCTGGACATGGGGAACAACGAGATCGTATGCCAATCAATGCTCCTGGTGGGAGGAATCCATACGAACAAGGAAGTGGAGCCTCAACCCCTTCATATCAGGGAAACTACAATCAGGGGGGTTCAGGTAATTTTCATCCTCAACAACAGAGGGAATTCCAACAGGGAGATCAGAGGAACTATGCACCTCCTAGGCAGCAGGGTGGCTTTAGGGAAGACTATAATAACTATGGCCCAACTCAAGGTCCACCTTCTGGACAAGGAGTTGGTGGATATCAAGGCCAGGGACCACGCGATTCTTATTGGCAAGGATCAAACTCTGGACCTGTTGGTCAAGGAACCCCAGGTTATGGGCAAAATTATCCTGGGCAGAATCAAGGACAAGGACAAGGTTTCCCACAAGAGGAGCAAAGGAATGTGCCAGGGCAGCAAGGGAACTATCCACCGATAGGACAAACAGGACCTAATCAA GGAAGATATTGA
- the LOC115725560 gene encoding protein SIS1, translating to MAHNNNNNSNNNPSRSPPTDFYSILGITTSASSIKEICKAYKSLVTKKNHDHKNNNNNNNDSSHHSKHGNANETTHDKGMNGKRLEKEALTISEPITKLLGFDNGKKSMVVDDDNSNDFFPMPRPKNKSKSTSNTPRRSKTPTPTSSLSSIRANNSESRRSKTPNLTRNSSKSRSNSEDLDQQFSNFISGNRSRRCTSETQFNMAASCSSSPAHSSFTTGLSRDKSKRSTTPIVFSQSTERKKPPPVERKLECTLEELLDGCLKKIIITRNVIAETGIIVQKEETLWVNIKPGWKKGTKITFEGKGDEKPGFLPADIILCIEERRHPLYERVGDDLEIVVEIPLVNALTGCSIPIPLLGGDKMTLSFDDIIYHGYEKVIKGQGMPNNPKEHARRGDLRIKFLVEFPVELSNEQRAEAAAILQDSS from the exons atggcacataataataacaataatagtaataataatccTTCACGTTCGCCTCCAACGGATTTCTACAGTATTTTGGGAATAACAACAAGTGCCTCATCCATCAAAGAAATTTGCAAGGCATACAAATCCCTTGTCACCAAAAAAAACCATGatcataagaataataataataataataatgattccTCACATCATAGTAAACATGGCAACGCCAATGAAACAACCCACGATAAG GGTATGAATGGCAAAAGATTAGAGAAAGAAGCTCTTACCATAAGTGAACCTATTACCAAGTTATTAGGGTTTGATAATGGGAAGAAGAGCATGGTTGTGGATGATGATAATAGTAATGATTTCTTTCCAATGCCGAGGcctaaaaataaatcaaagagtACGAGTAATACTCCTAGAAGAAGTAAAACACCAACTCCGACATCATCATTGTCAAGTATTAGAGCTAATAATAGTGAAAGCAGGAGAAGCAAAACACCAAACTTGACAAGGAATAGTAGCAAAAGTAGGAGTAACTCTGAGGATTTGGATCAACAATTCTCAAACTTTATCTCAGGGAACAGGAGCAGAAGATGTACCTCTGAAACCCAATTCAACATGGCTGCTTCTTGTTCTTCTTCTCCTGCCCATTCTAGTTTTACGACCGGTTTGTCGAGAGATAAGAGCAAGAGGAGCACCACTCCTATTGTTTTCTCTCAATCGACGGAGAGAAAGAAACCTCCGCCTGTCGAGAGGAAACTAGAATGCACTCTTGAGGAGTTGCTTGATGGCTGCCTCAAGAAGATCATCATTACAAGAAATGTCATTGCAGAAACTGG GATAATAGTCCAAAAAGAAGAAACATTATGGGTAAATATAAAGCCTGGATGGAAAAAAGGAACAAAGATTACATTTGAAGGGAAAGGAGATGAGAAACCAGGCTTTCTTCCAGCTGATATAATCTTGTGTATTGAAGAAAGAAGGCACCCTTTATATGAAAGGGTAGGTGATGATTTGGAAATAGTGGTTGAAATCCCTCTAGTGAATGCACTCACTGGCTGTTCAATCCCAATTCCTCTATTGGGAGGAGATAAAATGACTCTTTCCTTTGATGATATCATATACCATGGCTATGAAAAAGTTATTAAAGGACAAGGCATGCCTAATAACCCTAAAGAACATGCCAGGAGAGGCGATCTTCGGATTAAGTTTCTCGTTGAGTTCCCCGTCGAGCTCAGCAATGAACAGCGAGCTGAAGCTGCTGCCATTTTGCAAGATAGTTCTTGA
- the LOC115725559 gene encoding putative transferase At1g60990, chloroplastic isoform X1, producing the protein MTILTTATITTSPITFTQPDLLHPTPWSSFPSSRRNGSFFSSGFKKSSSYFSKSTNNSTNLAALPFDLSPPPIDHDLVDAMEAAGAKVSEKGIIESFDNDDEALDAVDNGVAVVDLSHFGRIRVSGEDRIQFLHNQTTANFECLREGEGYDTVFVTPTARTIDIAHAWIMKNAVTLLVSPETGGSIAEMLKKYIFFADKVEIQDITKQTAFFVLVGPKSNQLMEELNLGDLVGKPYGAHQHFSVNGMPITVGVGNVISEEGSSLLMSPAAAETVWKTLLSQGAIPMGSNAWEKLRVFQGRPAPHKELTNEFNVLEAGLWNSISLNKGCYKGQETISRLITYDGVKQRLWGISLSSATEPGSTIVVDGKKVGKLTSCVPGRNGTEYVGLGYVKRRAASEGDTVIVGDSVTGTLVEVPFLARQQALSNSSSS; encoded by the exons ATGACTATTCTCACTACTGCAACCATAACTACCTCACCCATTACTTTTACTCAACCCGACCTTCTTCATCCAACCCCATGGTCTTCTTTCCCCAGTTCCCGCCGAAATGGTTCATTTTTCTCTTCTGGGTTCAAGAAGAGCAGCTCGTACTTTTCCAAGAGCACGAACAACTCTACCAACTTAGCTGCCTTGCCCTTTGACCTTTCTCCTCCCCCTATTGATCACGACCTTGTT GACGCCATGGAAGCTGCTGGGGCAAAAGTCTCGGAGAAGGGGATCATCGAGTCATTTGATAATGACGATGAAGCACTGGATGCGGTCGATAATGGTGTTGCG GTGGTCGACCTTTCACATTTTGGAAGAATAAGAG TCAGTGGAGAAGATCGTATCCAATTTCTTCACAACCAAACAACTGCAAATTTTGAATGTCTTCGTGAGGGAGAG GGATATGACACTGTCTTTGTTACACCAACTGCTCGGACAATAGATATTGCACATGCATGGATCATG AAAAATGCTGTGACTCTATTGGTTTCACCCGAGACTGGTGGGAGCATTGCTGAAATGCTGAAAAA atatattttttttgctgATAAGGTAGAGATCCAAGATATAACTAAGCAAACAGCCTTCTTTGTTTTGGTGGGACCTAAAAGCAATCAA CTTATGGAAGAGTTGAATCTTGGTGATCTTGTTGGAAAACCATACGGAGCACATCAACATTTCAGC GTTAATGGGATGCCCATAACTGTGGGGGTGGGAAATGTGATTTCTGAAGAAGGCTCTTCACTTTTAATGTCACCAGCTGCAGCTGAGACTGTCTGGAAGACACTTCTTTCCCAAGGTGCTATCCCAATGGGCTCCAATGCTTGGGAGAAGCTAAGAGTTTTTCAAG GAAGGCCTGCTCCTCACAAAGAGCTTACCAATGAATTTAATGTCTTGGAGGCCGGTCTCTGGAATTCAATCTCTCTAAACAAAG GGTGTTACAAGGGACAAGAGACTATATCTAGACTTATAACCTATGATGGTGTTAAGCAGAGATTATGGGGTATTTCTCTTTCCTCAGCAACAGAACCCGGCAGCACTATTGTTGTTGATGGTAAAAAG GTGGGGAAGCTGACTAGCTGTGTACCCGGAAGAAATGGAACCGAGTATGTTGGCCTAGGCTACGTTAAGAGAAGAGCTGCTTCAGAAGGAGATACTGTAATTGTAGGAGACTCTGTTACTGGTACCCTGGTTGAGGTACCTTTTCTTGCTAGGCAACAAGCTTTATCGAACAGTTCAAGTTCTTGA
- the LOC115725559 gene encoding putative transferase At1g60990, chloroplastic isoform X2: protein MTILTTATITTSPITFTQPDLLHPTPWSSFPSSRRNGSFFSSGFKKSSSYFSKSTNNSTNLAALPFDLSPPPIDHDLVDAMEAAGAKVSEKGIIESFDNDDEALDAVDNGVAVVDLSHFGRIRVSGEDRIQFLHNQTTANFECLREGEGYDTVFVTPTARTIDIAHAWIMKNAVTLLVSPETGGSIAEMLKKYIFFADKVEIQDITKQTAFFVLVGPKSNQLMEELNLGDLVGKPYGAHQHFSVNGMPITVGVGNVISEEGSSLLMSPAAAETVWKTLLSQGAIPMGSNAWEKLRVFQGRPAPHKELTNEFNVLEAGLWNSISLNKGCYKGQETISRLITYDGVKQRLWGISLSSATEPGSTIVVDGKKHLCRWGS from the exons ATGACTATTCTCACTACTGCAACCATAACTACCTCACCCATTACTTTTACTCAACCCGACCTTCTTCATCCAACCCCATGGTCTTCTTTCCCCAGTTCCCGCCGAAATGGTTCATTTTTCTCTTCTGGGTTCAAGAAGAGCAGCTCGTACTTTTCCAAGAGCACGAACAACTCTACCAACTTAGCTGCCTTGCCCTTTGACCTTTCTCCTCCCCCTATTGATCACGACCTTGTT GACGCCATGGAAGCTGCTGGGGCAAAAGTCTCGGAGAAGGGGATCATCGAGTCATTTGATAATGACGATGAAGCACTGGATGCGGTCGATAATGGTGTTGCG GTGGTCGACCTTTCACATTTTGGAAGAATAAGAG TCAGTGGAGAAGATCGTATCCAATTTCTTCACAACCAAACAACTGCAAATTTTGAATGTCTTCGTGAGGGAGAG GGATATGACACTGTCTTTGTTACACCAACTGCTCGGACAATAGATATTGCACATGCATGGATCATG AAAAATGCTGTGACTCTATTGGTTTCACCCGAGACTGGTGGGAGCATTGCTGAAATGCTGAAAAA atatattttttttgctgATAAGGTAGAGATCCAAGATATAACTAAGCAAACAGCCTTCTTTGTTTTGGTGGGACCTAAAAGCAATCAA CTTATGGAAGAGTTGAATCTTGGTGATCTTGTTGGAAAACCATACGGAGCACATCAACATTTCAGC GTTAATGGGATGCCCATAACTGTGGGGGTGGGAAATGTGATTTCTGAAGAAGGCTCTTCACTTTTAATGTCACCAGCTGCAGCTGAGACTGTCTGGAAGACACTTCTTTCCCAAGGTGCTATCCCAATGGGCTCCAATGCTTGGGAGAAGCTAAGAGTTTTTCAAG GAAGGCCTGCTCCTCACAAAGAGCTTACCAATGAATTTAATGTCTTGGAGGCCGGTCTCTGGAATTCAATCTCTCTAAACAAAG GGTGTTACAAGGGACAAGAGACTATATCTAGACTTATAACCTATGATGGTGTTAAGCAGAGATTATGGGGTATTTCTCTTTCCTCAGCAACAGAACCCGGCAGCACTATTGTTGTTGATGGTAAAAAG CATTTGTGTAGGTGGGGAAGCTGA
- the LOC115695235 gene encoding uncharacterized protein LOC115695235, whose translation MSTKKARRLGIIKIEEWNKAAICKYIWAISNKRDSLWQRWIHSVYLKDQDWWNYTASIHASWYWKKLVAIKEQLKLKCDTTEFQQRHYTIAAGYVLFSPPGTKQKWCNEVWNRLNIPKHSVILWLAMLNRLKTKERLLKHGLQVSELCCLCNDQVETVQHLFFECDVAVNWLKDIKQWLSWNVVSLNFATLLRWIARAKISKFRKKVFTAAIAGLVYSVWKLRNNITWQGESLSNNRVTEETKWAIKTRIAVFTPKKIKEVDRKWFNEL comes from the coding sequence ATGTCAACCAAAAAAGCAAGACGCTTGGGAATCATAAAGATAGAAGAGTGGAATAAAGCAGCTATTTGTAAGTACATCTGGGCCATATCTAACAAGCGGGACAGCCTTTGGCAAAGATGGATACATAGTGTATACCTCAAGGATCAAGATTGGTGGAACTACACAGCCTCTATCCATGCCAGCTGGTATTGGAAAAAGCTGGTAGCCATCAAAGAACAGCTGAAGCTGAAGTGTGATACAACAGAATTCCAGCAGAGACATTACACAATTGCAGCAGGTTATGTACTCTTTTCTCCTCCTGGAACTAAACAGAAATGGTGCAATGAGGTATGGAATAGATTGAATATCCCCAAACATAGTGTTATCTTATGGTTAGCCATGTTAAATAGATTGAAAACAAAAGAGAGATTGCTCAAGCATGGATTACAAGTTAGTGAACTATGCTGCCTGTGTAATGATCAAGTTGAAACGGTGCAACATCTATTTTTCGAATGTGATGTGGCTGTGAATTGGTTGAAGGATATAAAACAGTGGCTGTCTTGGAATGTGGTGTCTTTGAATTTTGCTACTTTACTCAGGTGGATTGCAAGGGCCAAGATCTCGAAATTTCGAAAGAAGGTTTTTACTGCTGCAATAGCTGGACTGGTTTATAGTGTTTGGAAACTGAGGAACAACATAACTTGGCAAGGGGAATCACTATCAAATAACCGGGTTACTGAGGAGACAAAATGGGCTATCAAAACACGAATTGCTGTGTTTACACCCAAGAAGATTAAAGAAGTAGATAGAAAATGGTTCAATGAACTATAA